The following DNA comes from Streptomyces globosus.
ACAGCTCCTGGTACTGCGGCGACGGCTGGTACTCGACGGGCAGGGACTCGGCGTAGTGGGCGCCGCCGGCCTGGATGGCCTCCTCGCGCTCTTCGGTCGGGGCCTCCAGGGCGACGTCGGAGAGGTCCTGGAGGAGCCAGCCGACGTCCTCGGGGGCGTACGAGGAGAAGGCGGGGCCGCGCAGCGGCTCGGGCATGGTCGGCTCCTGCCGGTCGGCGGTGGCGGGGGTGGCGGGCCCGGCCGCGCCGGCGGGGCGGCGGGCGGGGACGACGGCGAGCAGGACGCGGCCGGCGTGCGGGGCGAGGCGGGCGAGGAGCCCGTCGGGGGCGTGCAGGGCGGCGGTGTCGCCGTGGCTGTCCACGACGGCGACGACGGTGTCGAAGCCGGCGCCGGCGACGTTGTAGGCGTAGCGGTCGCCGGGCCCGTCGGCCGGGGCGTCGTGGGCGGGGAAGACGAGCTGGGTGCGGATCGCGTAGCCGGGGTCGTCGACGGCGAGGACGGGTGAGCGGGTCGTGGTGGAGAAGCGGACCTCGCGGGCGGCGCCGGACTCCTCCAGGGCGCGGGCGAGGCGCAGCGGCGCGTACATGAGCTCCTCGCTGCCGAGGACGAGGACACGGCCGGGTTCGGGGCCGAGGGCCGCGGCGAGCTGCCCCGCGAGCCGCGGCAGGGACGCCTCCAGCAGGGCGCGGTGGGCGGGGGTGAAGCCGTGGCGGCCGCCGTCGGGCAGGGCGGCGGGCCAGTCGAGGCGGACGCGTACGGCGGCCCCGGCGCCCGGGCGGGAGGCGGTGGCGGCCTCGGCCGCATCAGCCGCGCGGGCCTCAGCCGCAGCCGGAGCCGCACCTGCGTCACCCGCCGCGTTCGCACCACCCGGCGCGCCCGCGCCCCGCTGCTCGTACTCGGCGACGAGGGCCTGCCCGCGCGCCAGCACCCCCTCGGGCAGGTGCACCGTCCCGGAGGCGAGGGCCAGCAGGTCCACGCGGGCGCCGATGTCGGCGGCGAACGCGGCGAGGCGCTCGCGGTCGGCCGGGGAGCGGACGTCGACGAGGGCGACGACGACGTAGTGGGTGCGCGGGTTGCGGGAGTGCAGGTCGCGGATGGTGTTGAGGACCGTGCTGCCGGTGGAGAACTCGTCGTCGACGAGGACGAGCGGCCCGCTGCCGGCGAGCAGCTGCGGGTCCTCGGGCAGCAGCAGGTGCGAGGTGGCGTGGGAGTGGCTCTCCTCGAAGCCGCCGGACGCGGCCAGGCCGGGTACGGGGCGGCGGGTGGAGTGCAGGTAGGGGGCGGCGCCGAGGCCGTCGGCGACACAGTGGCCGAGGCCGGTGGCGGTTTCGGCGTAGCCGAGGACGACCGCGGTGGCGGGGTCCTCGCCGGAGGCGTCGAGGAGGGCGCGGACCCGCTCGCCGAGGCCGTGCCCGGCGGCGTAGACGGCCTGCGGGGACTGGGGGACGTGCTTGCCGAGGACGTTCGAGACGAGCAGGTGGGCCCGCTTGGGGTTGCGCCGCAGGGCGAGGCCCAGGAGTGCCTCCAGCCGTGGCGCCCCGGGGTCGCCGGAGGCTCCTTCCAGGCGTACGCCCAGCCGGTCCGCCACCCAGGTTCCCGACCACACCGCGTCGATCGTCTTGCCTTTCTCCGTGGCCGGGGCGGTCAATGCCGCCGGCCTTGCCTGCCGGTGCGCACGGGTTGCGCGCGCCGGATCCGCCCGTCCGTCCGCCACGGCCGGCTCACACCTGGAGTCCGGCGGTGAGCAGGTCGACGAAGCCGACGTTCTCCTTCGCCACCCCGAAGGCCTCGGCGCGCTGCAGGGTGCGCTCGGCCCAGGCCCGGTGGGGCTTCACCTCGTTCATCTTGTTCGTGTACGCGGAGCGCATGACGCCGCCGCCGCCGCGCTCGGGGCGCAGGATGTCCTGGGCGTCGCTGAACTCCTCGTGGGAGACGACGGACAGGGCGTGCACGGGGGTGGTGTGGGCGGGGTGGATGCAGGTCTTGCCGAGGAGGCCGTTGGCGCGGTCGAGTTCGATCTCGCGGAGCAGGCCGTCCAGGTCGTGTTCGATGAGGGCGGTGCGCAGTTCCTCGACGCCTTCCTCCAGGAACGGGCTGCGGCGCAGCTGCGGCTTGAAGAGGCGCTGCTGGCGGCGGAAGTACTCCCAGACGGGGCCGGTGACGGTGAAGCCGGTGCCGTCGGCGCGGCTGAGGACGTTGACGACGTCGGCGATGACCCCGGCGACGATCTGGATGTCGTACGCGGTCATGTCGGGGGTGCGGCGCAGCCCGTACGCGGAGCAGAAGTCGGTGACACCGAGGCGCAGGGCGAGGACGCGGTCGCGGTGGCGGCCGACGGTGCGGGAGATGCCGGCGAGGGCTTCGGCGCGGGTTTCGAGGTGGAGGAGGTCGGGGGTCTCCAGGACGGGCATCGCGTACAGCCGGGGGAGCCCGGTGCACTGCTCGGCGTCGGCGACGGCGTCGAGGAAGGCGGTGCCGCGACTCTGCGTGAACTTGGGGAGTACGAATCCGGCCAGGAGGCGGGCGGAGGAGCCGAGGCGGCGGGCGAGGTCGGGGATCTGCTCGGGGGTGCGGACGCGGATGAAGAGCAGCGGCGGCTCGGTGCCGTCCGCGGCGCTGAGGGCGTCGAGGTCGGCGAACTGGCGGACGAGGTTGTCCTCGGCGTCGGCGACATCGCCGTCGCTGATGGAATCCTCCAGGCAGAGGACCATGGAGACGACGCCGCGGTCGGCCTGCTTGCGGATGTCGGCGGCGAGCTTGGGGCGGGTGGCCGGGCTGTAGAGGGTGGCGCCGAGGGCCGCCGCGAGCAGGCGGGCGGGGGAGGCAGCGGTGAACTCGGCCGGCTCCTGGTGGAAGAGGTTCTCGCGAACCGCGGGCGATACGTGCCCAAAGTGACGCATGTGCTCTCCCGTGCTGGCTCTGCGGCCCAAGTGTGGCGTGGCCGGTAATAGTACGTACGAACGTCAGCCCGGAGTTCCTCGAGCACATGAAGTTCAGGTAACCCTCTTGCACATGCCCACCCGTTCCGGCGGGGACACGGGTGCTGCGGGGGGCCGCGTTGTTCCGCGCGGCCCCGGGAGGGCAGGATGGCGGGCATGACGCGCGCGATGCAGAAGGGCTCGAACATCCCGGTGACCTCGGTGGCGGTCCGGGCGGTGCTGCGCTGGACGGGCGGCGCCGATGTCCCGGACGTGGACGCCTCCGCCCTGCTGGTGGGCCCGGACGGCCGGGTGCGGTCGGACGAGGACTTCGTCTTCTACAACCAGCCCCGCCACCCCTCGGGGTCGGTGTGGCGCCTGGGCAAGAAGCAGGTCGGTGATGCGGTCACCGACGCGGTGCAGGCGGACCTGCGGGCGGTGCCGTCCGCGGTGGACCGGGTCCTGGTGGTCGCCTCCGCCGAGGACGTGCCCTTCGAGCGGGTACGGGACCTGCGGATCCTGCTGTACGACGCCACGGCGAGCGGCGGCGGCGAGCCGGTGGCCTACTTCGACGTGCGGCCCGAGACGGGCGCGGAGACGGCCCTGATCTGCGGCGAGCTGTACCGGCGGGGCGAAGCGTGGAAGTTCCGCGCCCTGGGCGAGGGCTATTCGGACGGCCTGGTGGGACTGGCGACGGACCACGGGATCTCGGTCGACGAGAATGCCGCCGAGAGCCCCGCGGACGGCGCGTCCGCGGCTGCCGGGGCTGCCGCGGGGGCGGGCCCTGCGGGGGCGGGCGCCGCCGACCCGGACCGGACGGCCGCGATGGCACCGCCGACGCCGCTGCCGCAGCAGCCGGCTCCGCCGACGCAGGCGCCGCCGGCCGCGCCGCCCGCGTACGGGTACCCGCAGCCGGTGTCCCCCGGGCCGGGCGCCGACCCGGCGTTCCGGCTGCCGGTGCAGGGCCCGCAGTTCATGCGCCGCTGAGCCCGCCCGCCGGGAACGCCGGCCGGGGCCGCGGTCGGCATTCCCGGCCCGGCCCCCTGACCGGCCCGCCGCCCCGCGGGCCGGTCAGGCCTTGGTCTTGTAGCCGCGCCCCCACTGCAGGCCCCACCCGTAGAGCCGGTCCAGTTCGGACTGGAAGCCGTACACGAACTTCACCTCCCGGCGGACGACCAGCTCGCCCTTGACGTGCTCGATCGAGACGACCGCGCAGGAGCGGGCCTCCGGCTGCCGCTCGTCCAGCGGGATCTCGATCCGCGGCCCGGTGCCCGGGTAGAGGGTGACCAGGGCGTTCGTCCGGTCGAAGGCGGGTGTCTGGTCGTAGATGTAGACGAACACGAGCAGCCGTTTGATGTCGTCGGCGTGGTCGAGGTTGACGTAGACCGTCTCCCCGGAGGGCGCCCCGAACCGGTCGTCGCCGCTGAGCTTGACGTACGGCGGGTCGTTGAGGTCGCCGAGCAGGTTGCCGAGGGGCTGGACGACGCCCCGGGTGCCGTCGGCGAGCTCGTACAGGCAGCCGATGTCGAGGTCGACGTTGACCATGCCCTGTGTGTGGGCCTGCACCATGTCCGGTTTGAACAGCTTGAACGGGTGCCTCAGGAGCCCGGCGCCCAGGCCTCCGCGGCCGCTGATGTCGGAGGAGCGCATTCGCCAGGAGAGGTTCACGCGCAGGTTGCCGTGGACCGCGCCCTGCTTGGTCAGCGACACCGTCGGGCGCCTGCGGGTCAGCTCGATCGCCGACGCGGGGCCGCCCGCGTCGAAGTCGAGGGCCCGGCTCCCCCTGATCCCGTCGAAGAATCCCATCCCCTGTCCCCCCTCTGTTCCCGGGATCCCCTGATCCCCTCGGTCTCGTCTGGTCGCGTCCGCGCCGCCCGCGCGGGGGCGGTCACGCGGACGGGGCGGCCCGCCGGGTCCGTGGACCCGGCGGGCCGCCCCGCAGTTGAGCGTTCCGCATTACCGCCGCGGTCATGCGTCGACGGTGGCCACCTCCGGCAGCATCCGCTTGTTGCGGCGGACCGAGGACCAGAAGGAGGCGGCGATCAGGATGACGCCGATCGTGCCGGTGATGAGTTCGCTGATCTCGTGCTCGATGGTGACGAGCAGGATGAAGGCGAGGGCGCCGATCGCGTAGTGCGCGCCGTGCTCCAGGTAGACGTAGTCGTCGAGGGTGCCCTGGCGGACCAGGTAGACCGTCAGCGACCGGACGTACATGGCGCCGACGCCGAGGCCGAGCGCCATCCAGAAGATGTGGTTGGTGATGGCGAAGGCGCCGATGACGCCGTCGAAGGAGAAGGACGCGTCCAGGACCTCGAGGTACAGGAAGAGGAAGAACGCGGCCTTGCCGGCGAGGCCGACGGCGGAGACGGGCTTGCCCGCGGCCTTGGCCTTCTCCTCCTCCTCGTGCTCGCGCTCCTCTTCTTCTTCCAGCTTGTTCTCGAAGAAGGAGGACAGGCCGCCGACGATCAGGTACGTGATCAGGCCGGCGACGCCGGCGAGCAGCACGGTGGCGGACTTGTCCGCGTGGCCGGCGCTGGTGTGGGCGTTCGTGGCGAAGACCATCGCCGAGACCAGGAGGGCGATCAGGGCCACGCACACCGAGAGCATGTCGACCTTGCC
Coding sequences within:
- a CDS encoding phosphoribosyltransferase, whose protein sequence is MDAVWSGTWVADRLGVRLEGASGDPGAPRLEALLGLALRRNPKRAHLLVSNVLGKHVPQSPQAVYAAGHGLGERVRALLDASGEDPATAVVLGYAETATGLGHCVADGLGAAPYLHSTRRPVPGLAASGGFEESHSHATSHLLLPEDPQLLAGSGPLVLVDDEFSTGSTVLNTIRDLHSRNPRTHYVVVALVDVRSPADRERLAAFAADIGARVDLLALASGTVHLPEGVLARGQALVAEYEQRGAGAPGGANAAGDAGAAPAAAEARAADAAEAATASRPGAGAAVRVRLDWPAALPDGGRHGFTPAHRALLEASLPRLAGQLAAALGPEPGRVLVLGSEELMYAPLRLARALEESGAAREVRFSTTTRSPVLAVDDPGYAIRTQLVFPAHDAPADGPGDRYAYNVAGAGFDTVVAVVDSHGDTAALHAPDGLLARLAPHAGRVLLAVVPARRPAGAAGPATPATADRQEPTMPEPLRGPAFSSYAPEDVGWLLQDLSDVALEAPTEEREEAIQAGGAHYAESLPVEYQPSPQYQELYRSALAGSAARIARAVGTVTETVLAERSPSPVLVSLARAGTPVGVLMRRWAAARHGLDLPHYAVSIVRGRGIDANALRWLAARHDPADVVFVDGWTGKGAITRELAAALRAYRDQEGPGAAEFDGDVVVLADPGSCVSTYGTREDFLIPSACLNSTVSGLVSRTVLRDDLVGPGDFHGAKFYRELAGADVSADFVDTVAACFDEVADTVAADVKELLAADRTPTWEGWAAVERISEEYGIHDVNLVKPGVGETTRVLLRRVPWKILARRGAGADLAHVRLLAEQRGVPVEEVDGLPYTCVGLIHPRYTRGATGADGKAVASK
- a CDS encoding HpcH/HpaI aldolase/citrate lyase family protein — protein: MRHFGHVSPAVRENLFHQEPAEFTAASPARLLAAALGATLYSPATRPKLAADIRKQADRGVVSMVLCLEDSISDGDVADAEDNLVRQFADLDALSAADGTEPPLLFIRVRTPEQIPDLARRLGSSARLLAGFVLPKFTQSRGTAFLDAVADAEQCTGLPRLYAMPVLETPDLLHLETRAEALAGISRTVGRHRDRVLALRLGVTDFCSAYGLRRTPDMTAYDIQIVAGVIADVVNVLSRADGTGFTVTGPVWEYFRRQQRLFKPQLRRSPFLEEGVEELRTALIEHDLDGLLREIELDRANGLLGKTCIHPAHTTPVHALSVVSHEEFSDAQDILRPERGGGGVMRSAYTNKMNEVKPHRAWAERTLQRAEAFGVAKENVGFVDLLTAGLQV
- a CDS encoding TerD family protein, with translation MGFFDGIRGSRALDFDAGGPASAIELTRRRPTVSLTKQGAVHGNLRVNLSWRMRSSDISGRGGLGAGLLRHPFKLFKPDMVQAHTQGMVNVDLDIGCLYELADGTRGVVQPLGNLLGDLNDPPYVKLSGDDRFGAPSGETVYVNLDHADDIKRLLVFVYIYDQTPAFDRTNALVTLYPGTGPRIEIPLDERQPEARSCAVVSIEHVKGELVVRREVKFVYGFQSELDRLYGWGLQWGRGYKTKA
- a CDS encoding DUF475 domain-containing protein, translating into MVLKTFGWSFAITALALAFAAWQWGWEAFGVVLILSILEISLSFDNAVVNAGILKKMNAFWQKIFLTIGILIAVFGMRLVFPVAIVAISAKVGPIEAVQLALDNPAQYEALVTDAHPAIAAFGGMFLLMIFLDFIFEEREHAWLAWLERPLAKLGKVDMLSVCVALIALLVSAMVFATNAHTSAGHADKSATVLLAGVAGLITYLIVGGLSSFFENKLEEEEEREHEEEEKAKAAGKPVSAVGLAGKAAFFLFLYLEVLDASFSFDGVIGAFAITNHIFWMALGLGVGAMYVRSLTVYLVRQGTLDDYVYLEHGAHYAIGALAFILLVTIEHEISELITGTIGVILIAASFWSSVRRNKRMLPEVATVDA
- a CDS encoding TerD family protein, which gives rise to MTRAMQKGSNIPVTSVAVRAVLRWTGGADVPDVDASALLVGPDGRVRSDEDFVFYNQPRHPSGSVWRLGKKQVGDAVTDAVQADLRAVPSAVDRVLVVASAEDVPFERVRDLRILLYDATASGGGEPVAYFDVRPETGAETALICGELYRRGEAWKFRALGEGYSDGLVGLATDHGISVDENAAESPADGASAAAGAAAGAGPAGAGAADPDRTAAMAPPTPLPQQPAPPTQAPPAAPPAYGYPQPVSPGPGADPAFRLPVQGPQFMRR